From the Papaver somniferum cultivar HN1 chromosome 2, ASM357369v1, whole genome shotgun sequence genome, the window ACACCTGCTTCCTTCTTTCGCTCCaatattttgtattgcttttTCTGGTTCAGTGTGTCTCGcatttctttgttttttcttgttCATTTCCTTTTCCATTTGTTGATGCTCTTTTTCCGCTTATAGACCTCTTCTACTTTCGCTTCGTGTTCCTATGATTTTCCTGTAATAATATTGAGATCCAGAAACTAAAGCAAGGTTTCAAAATCAAATCTAAAAAACTATAATAAAAGTTTCGAAGCTTGGAAAAACTTCTCTTAGATCTATTAAAACGCTTGGAAAATCGAAAACTCTTTGAACATAATCTGTTCAGTCAAATACCATGGTTTTTACGACTATAAAAACAAACTTTTTATAAATATGCTAATCAATGATATTAAACATTTTTAGAAAATCTTTACAGGCAGGGAACATCCCTCTTATTCATCCAACCTGTTTtgtagcgccaaaatgtagttgcagaaaatccaaCAACCTACACCCAAGTAAAACTAAGGACTCAATCTAAGACATCATAAGAAAAACTCTAAATCATTTTATTAAAAGTTAGAACAAATACTAAGGAGATGTTTATGAAccctaacttggagaacaaaaCAACTTTCGCTCTCCTAAAATTCTTATCTAatctctcaaaaagatctctcccctttacAATGGTTTCTTGTCCCTTTTACAGAgattacatagtggaggacagctaataaagcccttattttcggatctgggagGGCGTTATAATAGCCCATCATTCTCTTTAACGCGTTGGTGTTCTAATTAACGCGTTGATCTTCACACTTTTGACGTGACTTGGTGACGTCATCGCTTTCGTCAAGAGAAATATATTTAACGCGTCATATTCGCCTGTTATCGAAATGATTCCTTCCGGAGATTGCATTTATAATGTCGCTCTAGTTTCATGGGATGTGTTCTTTTTGGTATGCTCAAGTTTTTTCAAGTTTAGATTAGAGATTATTGGAAGATTCAGTCCATTCTACAGTATAAGAAACCCTGATGCTGACATCACTCATTCTTTCTGACTTTCTGTCCGGGAAAGAGGAAATCTTCATGAGTGGAATGATTTTTAAACCATTACATTTGAATCTCCATGGAATTTTATTGTTCCATCAAGGATTTCCGAACCGTTAAGCAACATAAACAAAGTGAAGATACCTCATGGATCCTGCAGGTAGGAACATAAACCACTCACAATTAgaaaaaaacaaaagcaaaaaaaacaaaagccAGTTAGCCTTAAACAAACAGGCCTCAATATATAAACCTCAGCTAACAGTTTTAAGAACATATGAATCcaagaaagagaaaataatatatcCATATCGTATGAAGAAGCAAAGAATATGGATGGGATTCATTTTTTGGGACAAATGTGAGGATACAATTTGGCTAAATATGAGGGTAAAAGAATTGGATATTAAAATTGAGCCCTGATAAAAATTTAAAATCCATGTATTTgccaaaatatccaaaaaataaaagaataaatatATACCTTCATGTTCTTTGTTTTTGCCGCGAGGTGAAAAGTTGTGTTCCCACCATTGTCCGAAGAGTTCACGGATATGAAATATATGTTTGTAGGTTTTGCATCGATCAGGTAATCTACCCGAAGTAATTTATTTCAATAAGgccaactaagatcagaattaacttaatttaattataacaaaataaatgtatcttattttgatAACCTAAACTAGGTTACATGACTAGTTTCTTATCGGCAACCACTTATACTCAAATAATTGTACCTATTTTTGATAAGCCAGacaaagatcaaaattaacttaatttttttatttgaaaaatgattaacCAACAGTCGCTACCTAACTTCGATAAGTCAAAATAAATTCAAAACCGCTACCCGATCTGGAATTTAATCTTTACTAGCTAGCATTTTTATAATTAATGCCAATAACGTGCAGGTGTAAATTTAAAGTATTATTAGGAAATAATTATGTAGCATTCATTTATTTAAAAAATTAATAATCACTACTATCATCCATGAACTGTATGCCGACCAGCAGGTCCTTGCCAGTTAGCCTGCAGGAAATACTATAAATTGAAGCGCAAACTTCATCATTCATCATCAAAGCATCGATATCGATCATAAATATTATCATGGCTCCAAGAAATAGTTCTCTTGTTTTGGTTGGTTTTCTGTTGATTGCCCTCTTCTCCGGTTTATCTGGCAGGTGATATATATACATTCTCTTAAGTTTCTATTCGACTTACTTTTCATTTATCGATTCGCTGCGGTAATTGTTATGATTTCCTTCTCAAAATGAGGGAAGAACAAGAACATTCTCCTATTGTGTTTTGGCTAGTTATTTATATTTACTGCTGTTTTTAAGTTGATCATTATTTAGCCCCCAGTGCACGTCCATATATTCTATAAAATATCTGTGTAAATTAAGTATGTGAATGTAGAGACCGCATATGCTCAAACATCAGCATTTAAGGATCTTTGCAAGAAGAATGGGGGTTTAGTTAAGGAAGCATTAGGTGGAACTGGTGACGAACTTTGTTCTGGTACTTGCATTTCCGGAGTTGTGCCGttaaaacttaaaaaagaagGTTGCGTTACAGAACCATGTCCAATTGAGGAAACCCCATGTGATACCTCGGCGTGTGGTTCGTGCTGTTGTGCTATAACTCATAACGGATAATAAGTACGATATATTCCTTGCGAGTACTCATAAGTTGGTCGAGCTGATTCTGAAATTCATATGAGGCTTACCCGGTTTGGTGTGTGATTGTGTTTGAGTTTTTAGTCCGTTTGGATTGATTCCATCTTTAATGTTAAATATATGTCACGTTGTATTATTTACATTGTTTTCATGGTATATGCTTTGCTTAAATGGCACCGGTAATGATTCTCGGTGTATGGTGCGTGTAATTATACTACCTTCGTTTTcgggaaaaaaaatattatcactTTTTCAAATGTGGGGTGATTAGTGAAGGTTAGGTTTATTACAAATTGCTCAAGCTCAACAACTTGGTAAAGCTAGCAATTAACTAAGAACTCAACAATACTAGGAATTCTAAGactttttaaaattaaaatgaaaacgtATGAAATGGGGCAAAAACTCAAGTTTCTATTCATGCTACAAAATCTGGAATTTATCTAGTGTTAATATATGATGATTGTTTctcagaataaaaaataaaaaatataggacGACAAATTTTAAATTGCTTTGAATCGGATTGGTGACTCTTACCTGACCAGGTCCGTATTTCGAATCTCAGCAACCCCCAAAATATGACCAAATTTGTCTAGAGAGAGGTCAGCGAAATTGGAAATGAAATTCTCGGCTTCAATTTCAATACCTCACAACAATGTCTGCCGCTCGTATGATAAAAATTTCAACTTTAACAACACAGAAACTAGtaagatcatcatcttcattactATTAACCCCTCATTATACAATTCTTGATCATCATCATGTGAAATGGTACCATAATTATTACCCACATGATCTTCCTGGAATCCCAAATGATGGTAAAGTTGTTCTACTCAATAATTCCAAGACTGGgtctcaagtttatcttgttgggACTATTCATGTTTCAAAAGAGAGTGCTGATACTGTTAAGAAGGTATATTTTATCATACTTCTCTTGGATTTTGGGGAATTCTTGTTTTTAAGTGCATCCAATGTGTTTGCTTGAATGCATAACTCAACTTAGCTTCTCTTTTTTTGTAATCAATGTGGGTGCATTTCTTATTTTTTGAATAGATAACTCAACTTACTGATGTAATTGGTGTATTATTTTGTAGGTGATTAATTATGTAATGCCTGATTTTGTCGCGGTAAGTAACAGCTTCTTGTAATATTATGCGGAATTCATTTTCATTGATCAGAGATGTAGTGAGTAGAAAAAGTTGTATTTGTAATTTGTTCAATAAACAATATATTCTAAGGAGAAGCATGTTTCACTGAATGTGAACAAAGTTGTATGCGGAGAGTATGCAGCGCGTATTTGATGTAATTTGAGGAATAGCGTTAGATGTATAATAAGATATCAGCCTATTGAGGCTTTGTGCCCTTTTATGTTGTTATATTCACCAAGGGGAGACCTAGTTTGAGCTCACCTGTTAAAGCATAGTCCCTTCTCCCTGTTTTTGTTGAGTTACATTCAATTTAAAGTTTCCTGGTGTCGTAGACTAGGACTCCTTGAAGGATGTCATAAGATTTCATGATCATTAACTTGTAATGTATGGTCTTTGATTTAGCTTCTAGGTTGAGATTTCCAAGTGGATAGAAGTTTTCGTTTAGTTTAAAGCTCTCTGTAAGGGATATTTTCACACGTTGGATATGCAGGTTGAGCTGTGCAATAAACGGGCCATGGAACTTATGAAGTGGAAACCTGGAGATGATGACTTGTATAAGTTGTGCCCCAAGTCCATGAAAGCCCCAGGTGGACTAAGCATGAAGctttttagttttcttattaaCTTATGGTATCGTCGTTTGAGAGTTGGTGGAACATTTCCAGGCCTGGAGTTCAAGGTAATCCTTGAAAATAGATTGGAATATTTCGACTCCAGGAGTTCATAGTAATTGTTCAAATATCTTTCAAATGAATGTGATCATCTTGTCTTTTGCTTTGTTTTCCTTTAACACTTACCTTTGGAATATTACAAATCTCGTTGGTTCAGGTTGCGATGGAGGAATCTATTAGAGTTAAAGCAGAATGTTTCCCTATTGATCAAGATGTTCGGGTAGTTATCATTACTTTGTTTTCTTTCCCTTTGTTGGATAATTTCTTCTAGAGAGCAGTAGCTGAAATTTCAAAAGGTGTTCTTTTCTTCAGGTTTTGTTTCAACAATTATCTAAATTGTTGTCATACGACTTCCTTTGGATAATATTTACTAAAGAGGAATCCAAGGAGATGGACCAACTGCTTAACTATTTTACTGACTTCAAAGATGAAAACTTGACAAGATCATCTGTGCGGGAAATGATTAGATTTTTGAAAACAGTATTTCCAGAGATTGTAAGTTTCCACGGTCCTCACTCTTGGCTAATCATATTTTTAAATTCACTTTGGTAACATCAGCAATATATACCACAAAAACCTTATGGCCAATAAGAAAGAGAGAGTTTTTGTTtatcaaaaagaaagaaatataaagaaaacagATCTTTTCTGCTTGTTCTTCTGCGCGATTTTTTCATGATTATATCTATATATGGTCATATCCTTTAGATTTCACTTACAATGCGGTCTCTGAGTAATGAGCATGACTTTCTACTTCAAGTTTTAATCTACTTAAGCTGAATCTAAAAGTTCCAAATTACTTTAAATTGGATAGGCAAGGCTGATTGTTGAAGATAGAGACAAGGTTATGTTCACTAGGCTTAGATGTTTTCGAGGGAAAGTTGTAGCGGTTGTTGGGATGGGTCACATGGATGGAATAGAACTTATGTGGCAGAGTGCAGAGAATGATGACAATATGAAGCCTCCTGCAACATCAGAAGATGTCACTTAGCATGGTAATCCCATACTCATTGATCTGTTGTTCTTATTTATGTCTAAGAACTTAAGTAAATACTGCATATATTGAACAATTCATAATAAAATGAAATTGCCTTTCTTATGTAGCTCTAGctacatggttttttttttttcaagttcagAGAAGATTATTCAATCCATTCTACATACATTATAAGAAACCTGGATGTTGAAATCAGTCATGCTTTCTAAATTCACGAGTGAAATCAGTCATGCTTTCTAACCATTGCACTTGAATCTCCTTGGAGTTGGAATTTTGTAATTCCATTAAGGATTTCCGAACCAATGTGTTTTCCATATAAAGCAACATAAACAGTAATTCAACAAATGATTTTACTTCTTCCATTAGTAATAATTGACCCATATCTTGGTTTCTTTCAACAGAAACAGAAACAAAAACATTATAAACTAGTCCTCCTACGTACACATGCTCCAAAATTTATAAGATAAATCATACAAACGTTGAGTTTACGTGTACAAATACTGCATGCTCCATCGATTATCTACTACATTCTGCTGCACATATCTGTCAAACTTAGTTTCTTAGCTTATATACACTTCATCTCAGTATAGTTTGCTGCCTCCTTTGTTGCTTTTTCCGCCATTTATCAAATTGTATACATTGCTTCCATGTGGATGGTTCTGAATGTCCTTCGAGTATTGCTTTAACTTAAAAAAAAGCATTCGATAGAGTGACTGGTCCTTTATCTGTAATTCAAACGACAAGCATATAAACACTTAGCTTAACATGCAGTCACACATGCATATATGTATGCTTGAGAAAAGAAAAGATGGGTTACCTTTGTGGTTTCAAGTAACGTTTGAACGACGTAGTTTCCGTTTTGATTTTGGACTAGTTCGACGAGTGTGTCGTTTATCAGAAAATCAACTGACGCTAATTGCATTCCTATTACAGTTGAATAAATACATTTTTCCACAACATAGCTGCCACATTTATCCATTGATAGTTGTACATAGTGGCCTCTGAGCTTTTTACATATGATTTCAGTGAAAGTGTACATAGGACTATCCAACCTGATTACATGTTGTATAACAAAGTTCCTGTGTACGTAAACCATGATGCAACATTTAAAACAACACAAAAATCCATCTGATTTCTTATATAATCTAAAATAGCGtaatatgtgattttatttttaccCGCATTGATGATACGAAAGCAAGTGAGCCGCATTCGAGATGTTCTCCAGAAGTTTATCTCGGAAAGGATTCTGTAGGTTTTCCATGATAATTTGGAGGGTAATGCATCCTTGTTTAGCTGTAGCTAATTCATTGAGAGAAACCTCGTTCATCGGCACAATGTAAATCAACTGCAGATCCATTTCATTAAAATTTTAATAAGCACGTATATGCATGGATTACTTTAAATATGTATTAGAAAACAAGTGAAGTTACAATTGAAATTCTGTTGTCGGATAGGGTAGATAGTAGGGGGATAATTACCATTTTTTGGTATAAATTCAGAAACTCCAAGAAAAATTTGATCAAACGGCTACCACATTTGTTCTTCATCACATCCAGTAGTTCTCTATCTCCCCAGACAGACATCAACTTGTTTACCAGATCTTTGTTTACCTTCTTGGCTATTTTCATAAGCTCCTGGATTGAAAATACCCTATATACAGAAAAAATAAAAGCTATGGACAAAATAAAAGAACAGAAAAAACCAGCAATTGGAGAAGAACGAAATATGCATACCCGAGTTCCGTTGTTGCTGCTTGGATTAGTGGTTTTCTTTGAAATACCACGTTTTGCACGATGTCTTTTATCAGGGTTTCGTCAGTAACTGATGACAGAAGTTTCTTAAAGACGACACTGCCAAATTGATCACTCATCAAATGGATGAGGTTACAAAAGATTAATTTGGTTATCTTCTCGGGAATTAGTCCGTCTCTGCTGTTACTAAGAATGTCCAGCAAGTAGTTAGAACCGACCTTAAGTGTAGCCATCACAAATAGTTCATCTGGATTAACTTCATAAATAAGTGTTGCATCACCAGTAAGAAGTTTATGCAACTTTTGTATACTCCAATTGTCTAGCTTTGCAAGAACAAGGGCATCTAATAGTGCCTCTTCACTTAATATATTGCCGTTTTGTGCAGAAAAAAGAACAAGGGCGTCTAATAGTGCCTTTTCGCTCAATATATTGCCATTTTGTCCAGAAAAAGCGAATTTAAGGTTGTTGTTGAAGCTGATGCTGCTGCCGTTGATGGATTTCTAAGAACAGAAGAAGAACTTCTATGGTAACCGAAACCAGAATCAACTGGAGCTGCATATTTAGCACCATAAGCAAAAGATGTTAGAAATTGAAATATTTTGATGCTCTGATATCATGTTAGAAGTTGAAATGTATTGATGAATTTGGAAACACTTGAGTAATATTTGTGGAGATAGCATAGTGGCTTGCTCGTATAGAGCTCCTGCAACTCTATTAGTGAAGGTGGAAGCAAGACTTTGTAACTTGATGTTTCTCTTGTATTAATAATCTGTTGCTTGCTTTACAATTGGTGTAGGACCTGCCTATTTATAGGCAGTACAAACGGACTACAGACTCTCTAGAACTCTCTCTAGCATTTTAGTCTAAGACTCTTTCTAGAATACTCTAGCTACTAACAATTCTTTTATATTGAGGACTTTGAATGACCTCACATTCTCTAGAACATTTTAGTAGTACTTAATCAAATGACTTCACTAATCTAGCCAACTGTAGCACATTTTAGAGTGCtcgttttcaacacttttctacACATGTTTGGAACGTTCTAGACtattacaaattacatgttccaacaccccctcttaatttgtaATGGTCTTTAATTTCAACCTTCACCCAATATCGTCTCGCCCTTAGCTCGTTTGTGCTCGTGTTGGCGATTTTCGCATCTGACAGCTCTTGTCTTCTAATATTGTCTTCGTATCCCATGCCTTGGGTCTTCCTTAACGCCTTGGCATCTTCGCAGCCCAATCGTTGTAGATTCAGGGGCTCTGCCTTGTGCCGGTACTCTTCTTCTCCTTCACGGTTTAAGACCGAACTTGTCCGTCTTATATACAAAGGCTTTGCCTTCTGTTGATATTCCTTGCCCTTCACGAAACTTGACCATCGTAGGTTCAGAAGTTCCGCCCACTCAACTTTGTGAGTAGAAATTTTGTACAAGATGGTTCTTTGCCATCTTTGTCATTTGAGGAGGCATTCTTGATGCTCTTTTCcctcaattttaatttttttttagaaaatgcaCTCTTTGGTGCATTTCCTTGGGAGGaagggatttttttttcttttttttttcttacggAAGGAGCAGATATCACTTGAACATATAACAAATTTTGGTGAAGGCAGTCACTTGACTTGCTCTTATGCTCACTTGGTTTTCTTACATATGTTCTTATAATTATGGAGACATTTTCATTTTgacgttttaatttttttttttttttttgcataatttTGTAAACTTAGAATTGGGTGATAATTAGATTCTATTGGGGGTTGTAAAACAAGTAGGAAACTTGGATAGTTGAGACGTACCTTGCGTCTTCTCATCTTCTTTAAACTTCATTGTGCGGAATTATCACTT encodes:
- the LOC113353316 gene encoding traB domain-containing protein-like, giving the protein MSAARMIKISTLTTQKLVRSSSSLLLTPHYTILDHHHVKWYHNYYPHDLPGIPNDGKVVLLNNSKTGSQVYLVGTIHVSKESADTVKKVINYVMPDFVAVELCNKRAMELMKWKPGDDDLYKLCPKSMKAPGGLSMKLFSFLINLWYRRLRVGGTFPGLEFKVAMEESIRVKAECFPIDQDVRVLFQQLSKLLSYDFLWIIFTKEESKEMDQLLNYFTDFKDENLTRSSVREMIRFLKTVFPEIARLIVEDRDKVMFTRLRCFRGKVVAVVGMGHMDGIELMWQSAENDDNMKPPATSEDVT
- the LOC113351066 gene encoding pumilio homolog 18-like, with protein sequence MGQCNGSPFYQDVSVLQDSSMEAAAASALANNDNRTYSARNGNILSGDQLGSSSSMANQGSLAKFRSGVSGNLNHGNTSLDATSSVQSFSASFSTRHSLSNNESFVGTSPVDSGFGYHRSSSSVLRNPSTAAASASTTTLNSLFLDKMLDNWSIQKLHKLLTGDATLIYEVNPDELFVMATLKVGSNYLLDILSNSRDGLIPEKITKLIFCNLIHLMSDQFGSVVFKKLLSSVTDETLIKDIVQNVVFQRKPLIQAATTELGVFSIQELMKIAKKVNKDLVNKLMSVWGDRELLDVMKNKCGSRLIKFFLEFLNLYQKMLIYIVPMNEVSLNELATAKQGCITLQIIMENLQNPFRDKLLENISNAAHLLSYHQCGNFVIQHVIRLDSPMYTFTEIICKKLRGHYVQLSMDKCGSYVVEKCIYSTVIGMQLASVDFLINDTLVELVQNQNGNYVVQTLLETTKIKDQSLYRMLFFKLKQYSKDIQNHPHGSNVYNLINGGKSNKGGSKLY